Proteins encoded in a region of the Flavobacterium sp. MDT1-60 genome:
- a CDS encoding S41 family peptidase: protein MKYSSLIKILFLALLVLSCEVDDRPEVYEEGSNKYVNDWMYDQMKKYYKWNETMPDQGNLSINPKEYFGRLLHEDDVYSYALHPNLPETAPKSLRRNFGFDISFVAYQNKIYGVILYALYDSPAKNNGLLRGQLITEIDGVELSINNYEQIYKNMITATHLDLMVVSYSEEMGFSKPEQVSLLQGFSFSQPVLNKIITANNIKIGYVEIPHFDVGQATLFLQIFQELKNKDITELILDLRYNGGGDISSATALSIILAPNIKSNDLFIQFEGNENGGIVKQSFQQALQSNESNVSFDLLKNVHPNIKSVYILCGKHTASASEIMINNLRPFMNVITIGEKTVGKDVAGFPIEDDRIPNTKGWILYPSIYKLFNARHEGNYSGGIYPSVAVDELRNPEIFPLGNRSEILLSTAINSISGNTSKMKTATSRSLPLSKIYIDADPLLIAR from the coding sequence ATGAAATATTCTTCTCTTATTAAAATACTTTTTCTGGCACTATTAGTACTTTCCTGTGAAGTTGATGACAGGCCGGAAGTATACGAAGAAGGTTCAAATAAATACGTAAATGACTGGATGTATGATCAAATGAAAAAATATTATAAATGGAATGAAACAATGCCTGATCAGGGGAATTTATCAATAAATCCAAAAGAATATTTTGGAAGATTACTACACGAGGACGATGTTTATTCATATGCTTTACATCCTAATTTGCCGGAAACTGCACCAAAAAGTTTAAGAAGGAATTTTGGGTTTGATATTTCTTTTGTAGCTTATCAAAACAAAATTTACGGAGTAATATTATATGCATTGTATGATTCTCCTGCTAAAAATAACGGATTATTACGAGGACAATTAATAACTGAAATTGATGGCGTTGAACTCAGTATAAATAATTATGAGCAGATTTACAAAAATATGATAACAGCAACCCATTTAGATCTGATGGTAGTTTCCTATTCAGAAGAAATGGGCTTTTCAAAACCGGAACAAGTTTCTTTATTGCAAGGTTTTTCATTTTCTCAGCCTGTTCTTAATAAAATAATTACAGCTAATAATATTAAAATAGGTTATGTAGAAATCCCTCATTTTGATGTTGGTCAGGCAACATTGTTTCTGCAGATTTTTCAGGAATTAAAAAATAAAGATATAACAGAATTAATTTTAGATTTGAGATATAATGGAGGCGGAGATATATCTTCTGCAACAGCATTAAGCATAATTTTGGCACCTAATATAAAATCAAACGATCTTTTTATACAATTTGAAGGAAACGAAAACGGAGGTATTGTCAAACAATCTTTTCAGCAGGCTTTACAAAGTAATGAAAGCAATGTAAGTTTTGATCTGCTTAAAAATGTGCATCCCAATATTAAAAGCGTCTATATTTTATGCGGAAAACATACTGCTTCTGCTTCAGAAATAATGATTAACAATCTTCGTCCTTTTATGAATGTCATTACAATAGGCGAGAAAACCGTTGGTAAAGATGTGGCGGGGTTTCCTATTGAAGACGATAGGATTCCAAATACTAAAGGCTGGATTTTATATCCATCTATTTATAAATTATTCAACGCCAGACACGAAGGTAATTATTCAGGCGGAATATACCCATCAGTAGCTGTTGATGAACTTCGCAATCCTGAAATTTTTCCTTTAGGCAATCGCTCTGAAATTTTGTTAAGTACAGCCATTAATTCAATTTCAGGAAATACAAGTAAAATGAAAACTGCAACATCAAGATCATTACCACTTTCTAAAATTTATATCGATGCAGATCCGTTGCTGATTGCACGTTAA